From the genome of Chromatiales bacterium, one region includes:
- a CDS encoding YggS family pyridoxal phosphate-dependent enzyme produces MTGICDNLRRIRDEIHQLEARFGRVPDSVRLLAVSKTKPVADLREALACGQRAFGENYVQELEEKQEALADAGIEWHFIGPLQSNKSRIVAERADWMHSLDRGKIARRLHEQRPAHMAPLNVCLQVNISGEASKSGVTPEALPALAETIAGLSALRLRGLMAIPAPSTDFDAQRRVFARVREAQEALIARGHVLDTLSMGMTGDMAAAIAEGATLVRIGTAIFGARG; encoded by the coding sequence ATGACCGGAATTTGCGACAATCTGCGCAGGATTCGCGACGAAATCCACCAGCTCGAGGCCCGTTTTGGCCGCGTGCCGGACAGCGTGCGGCTGCTGGCCGTGAGCAAGACCAAGCCCGTCGCCGACCTGCGCGAGGCGCTGGCCTGCGGACAGCGCGCCTTCGGCGAGAACTACGTGCAGGAGCTGGAGGAGAAGCAGGAGGCACTGGCCGATGCGGGCATCGAGTGGCATTTCATCGGCCCGCTGCAATCGAACAAGTCGCGCATCGTCGCCGAACGGGCCGACTGGATGCACAGCCTGGACCGCGGGAAGATCGCCCGGCGCCTGCATGAGCAGCGCCCGGCGCACATGGCCCCGCTGAACGTCTGCCTGCAGGTGAACATCAGCGGCGAGGCGAGCAAGTCCGGAGTGACGCCGGAGGCCCTGCCGGCCCTGGCCGAGACCATCGCCGGCCTGTCCGCGCTGCGCCTGCGGGGCCTGATGGCCATCCCGGCCCCGAGCACCGACTTCGATGCCCAGCGCCGCGTCTTCGCCCGGGTAAGGGAGGCGCAGGAGGCGCTGATCGCCCGCGGCCACGTGCTCGACACCCTTTCCATGGGCATGACGGGCGACATGGCCGCCGCCATCGCCGAGGGGGCCACCCTGGTGCGCATCGGTACGGCAATCTTCGGGGCGCGCGGGTAG
- a CDS encoding YggT family protein, translated as MNLGQDIGSLLIQFLFSFLIVFVMLRFLLAWVRADFYNPLSQAIVSVTNPILVPLRRVIPPIGRIDTAAILLMLLLQAIELTLLLLLHGRPTPVGAILLASVVQLARLGVWVFIAAIFIQVIVSWVAPAAATRPPPWPGASPSR; from the coding sequence ATGAATCTCGGGCAAGACATCGGATCCCTGCTGATCCAGTTCCTGTTTTCCTTCCTGATCGTCTTCGTGATGCTGCGTTTCCTGCTGGCCTGGGTACGCGCGGACTTCTACAACCCGCTCTCGCAGGCCATCGTCAGCGTCACCAACCCGATCCTAGTGCCGCTGCGCCGCGTGATCCCGCCGATCGGCCGCATCGACACCGCCGCCATCCTGCTCATGCTGCTGCTGCAGGCCATCGAGCTCACGCTGCTGCTCCTGCTCCACGGCCGCCCGACCCCCGTCGGGGCGATCCTGCTGGCCTCGGTGGTGCAGCTGGCGCGCCTGGGCGTGTGGGTCTTCATCGCCGCCATCTTCATCCAGGTCATCGTCAGCTGGGTCGCCCCGGCAGCCGCAACCCGGCCGCCTCCCTGGCCTGGAGCCTCACCGAGCCGCTGA
- a CDS encoding pyrroline-5-carboxylate reductase has translation MTTHNDSICFIGGGNMAASIIGGLVADGRAPEGIIVADPSAETLAGLAARWPGLCTTADNHAAAADAGILVLAVKPQVMRAVTEDLLPTVARRRPLIVSIAAGVRAGDIDRWLGGGHAIVRCMPNTPALVRSGASGLYANLAVSAAQRNAAERILRAVGLTLWVGNEAQLDAVTAVSGSGPAYFFYVMEAMQAAGEKLGLAPEQARLLVLETAFGAAKLALESTDDAATLRARVTSPGGTTERAIRALESGGLMPLFEQALAAAADRARELGDELGKD, from the coding sequence ATGACCACGCACAACGACAGCATCTGCTTCATCGGCGGCGGCAACATGGCCGCCAGCATCATCGGCGGGCTGGTGGCCGACGGCCGCGCCCCCGAGGGCATCATCGTCGCCGACCCCTCCGCCGAGACCCTGGCAGGCCTGGCCGCGCGCTGGCCCGGCCTGTGCACCACCGCAGACAACCACGCTGCAGCCGCCGACGCCGGCATCCTGGTGCTGGCCGTCAAGCCGCAGGTGATGCGCGCCGTGACGGAAGACCTGCTGCCCACCGTGGCGCGCAGGCGCCCGCTCATCGTCTCCATCGCCGCCGGGGTGCGGGCAGGCGACATCGACCGCTGGCTGGGCGGCGGCCATGCCATCGTGCGCTGCATGCCCAACACCCCGGCACTGGTGCGCAGCGGCGCCAGCGGCCTGTATGCGAACCTGGCCGTGTCCGCGGCCCAGCGCAATGCCGCCGAACGCATCCTGCGTGCCGTCGGCCTCACGCTGTGGGTGGGGAACGAGGCGCAGCTGGATGCCGTGACCGCCGTCTCCGGCAGCGGCCCGGCCTACTTCTTCTACGTGATGGAGGCGATGCAGGCGGCCGGCGAGAAGCTGGGGCTGGCCCCGGAACAGGCCCGCCTGCTGGTGCTGGAGACCGCCTTCGGGGCCGCCAAGCTCGCCCTGGAGAGCACCGACGACGCCGCCACCCTGCGCGCCCGGGTGACTTCCCCCGGGGGCACCACCGAACGGGCCATCCGGGCGCTGGAGTCCGGCGGCCTGATGCCACTCTTCGAACAGGCCCTGGCCGCGGCCGCCGACCGTGCCCGCGAACTGGGCGACGAACTGGGGAAAGACTGA
- a CDS encoding YggT family protein gives MGLHRRHLHPGHRQLGRPGSRNPAASLAWSLTEPLMRPLRRVIPPFGMIDITPMIAILLLFIGLRILDHLVGYV, from the coding sequence GTGGGTCTTCATCGCCGCCATCTTCATCCAGGTCATCGTCAGCTGGGTCGCCCCGGCAGCCGCAACCCGGCCGCCTCCCTGGCCTGGAGCCTCACCGAGCCGCTGATGCGTCCGCTGCGCCGCGTGATCCCGCCGTTCGGCATGATCGACATCACGCCGATGATCGCGATCCTGCTCCTGTTCATCGGCCTGCGGATACTGGATCACCTGGTCGGCTATGTCTGA